CAACCCAAAACTATAGGAAGAGAAATCAATTTTAGGCTTAAACCATGGAAAAATGAACTCGGTGCTGGGCAACTAAAAATCCTACAGCTGCTTTTACCATCTGCTGGTGATGGCCCAGGGCTGTGGTGAAACACAATTTAAGCGTTCATAAAAGTGCCATAAATTCTAAGAAGCTTTGCTAAATCCAGTGAAACATTCCAAAGTTCTTTTGCTGtcatgaaaatgcattttaaccTTTTCAGGGAGGTCTGAAAATTGTGTTCTGTACATTTCTACTGGTTCTTGTAATAACCAAGGCAAACTTTGTGTCAGACAAACCTCAGCAATACGAAGAGAGATTTCTCTCTAATTCCCTGAAATTTCCACATTCTTGACAAGAACTTTCCCAGAAGTGGGGAAGATCTTGATGATGGAGCAGTTTATAATAGGAGCATGATCGCTTTGAGATGCTGGAAGTGGTGATGATTAAAGAGCATCAGAAAAATCCATCAGTTCTCTGACACCAAGGACTGCTGCTCCCGTGGAATCATTTTCTGGCAGCACCATCTTGTGGTTTGCTGCAGTTCATAAATTTTCAATTTATGTCTCTTATTCTCTAACCCTTAGAGGATGCCGTAAGGCTTGTTATCCACTATGGAATCCTTCCAGCCACTGGAAACAACACCAGATCTTCTCACACTGGTGGCTGGAGCACTGCTGGGGAtacaaaatcccaaatccctcacTGAGCTATGGGGATGCACATTCCAAGCAGCCCAGCTCCTCTTTACAGGGAATTTTGGTACAACCCCAGCACACCGTGTGTGcctgctcccagctgagctgtggGTTTGGGCTGGTTTGGGTCACACCTCAGGCAGGTGATGAGGGTGTCATGGTCACTTGAGAGGGCTGGGATCAGGTAAAGGTTCTTCACCCCCAGGGTGAAGGTTTCTGGTGACCTGAGGAAATGGTTGGAGCTGTGtctggggaggtttaggctggatttTGAGAAAGGTTCATCCCCTAGACTGTTCTGGGGCACTgagcaggctccccagggaatgggcacagctccaggagggtttggacaacactcccagggatgcacagagtgagattttggggtgtctgtacagggccaggggctgggctggataaTCCcggtgggtcctttccaactcaggatattccgTGATTCCACGGCTGTCCTCAGGCTGAGGCAGAGGATGCCCAGCACGGGGAAAAGCCACTGTGCTGTGAGAGAGGAGCCGGGGGAGGCGGAAAGGCTGGGGAAGACCCGGGAAAAGGCCGGGGAAGAACCGGGAAAAGGGATGGAGAAAGCAGAAGGACTGGAGGAAGGGCAAGGGGAAGatggggagaaggggaagaactggaggaagagctggaaaaacGACCGGGAAGGATCAGGAGAAGGACCGGTGGAACGACCGGAGGAAGAACCGGGGGAAAGGCTGGAGGAAGGACCGGAGGGAGGACTAGAGGAAGGACCGGGAAGGCTCAGGGGAAGGATGAGAAGAGCCGGGGAAGGACCGGAGGAAGAACCGGGGGAAGGACCGGGAAGGCTCGAGGGAAGGACCGGGGGAAGGATCAGAGGAAGGACTGGAGAAACGACCGTGAAGGCTGGGGGGCAGGACCGGAGAAAGAACCGGGGGAAGGTCCGAAGGGAGCTCCGGGAAAGTTCGGGGGCAGGATCAGAGGAGGCCGAGCAGGCTCGGGGGCAGGATCAGAGGAGGAAACGGGGGAAGGTCCTAAGGAAGCCCGGCGAGGCTCgggggcaggagcagaggaagaacCGGGGGAAGGTCCTAAGGAAGCCCGGCGAGGCTCGGGGGTAGGAGCAGAGGAAGAACCGGGGGAAGGTCCTAAGGAAGCCCGGCGAGGCTCGGGGGTAGGAGCAGAGGAAGAACCGGGGGAAGGTCCTAAGGAAGCCCGACGAGGCTCgggggcaggagcagaggaaggcCAGCGGGCTCGGGGGCAGGCGCAGAGCAAGGCCGGGCTcgggggcaggagcagagcagggccggGTTCGGAGGCAGGCGCAGAGGAAGGCCAGCGGGCTCgggggcaggagcagaggaaggcCGGCGAGGCTcggaggcaggagcagaggaaggcCAGCGGGCTCGGGGGCAGGCTCAGAGGAAGGCCGGGCTCgggggcaggagcagaggaaggcCAGCGGGCTCGGGGGCAGGCGCAGAGGAAAGCCGGGCTCGGGGGCAGGCTCAGAGGAAGGCCGGGCTcggaggcaggagcagaggaaggcCAGCGGGCTCGGGGGCAGGCTCAGAGGAAGGCCAGCGGGCTCGGGGGCAGGCGCAGAGGAAGGCCAGCGGGCTCGGAGGCAGGCGCAGAGGAGGGCCAGCGGGCTCGGGGGCAGGCGCAGAGGAAGGCCAGCGGGCTCGGGGGCAGGCGCAGAGGAAGGCCAGCGGGCTCGGGGGCAGGCGCAGAGGAAGGCCAGCGGGCTCGGAGGCAGGCTCAGAGGAAGGCCAGCGGGCTCGGGGGCAGGCGCAGAGGAAGGCCGGCGAGGCTCGGTGCCGCCCCGGAAGGCGCCGTGCCGCAGCCATGGTGGTGCTGAGCGCGGCGCGCTGGGTGCGCAGCCGCCTCTCGGATCGCTTCTGGAGGGTGCAGGAGGTGCTCAAGTACGCGCGGGTGAGTGCGGGACCCCCGCATCCCCCCGTGCcggcactgccctgtgccccgggCACGGTCCCGAAGCCCccggatccctggcagtgccccaggctggacggggcttgggcggccggggacagcgggagggGGTCCGTGCCCacggcagggctggcactgggtgggcttggAGGTCCCTTTTCCACCCAGACCATTCTGTGCTTTTCTCGTGCTGTAAAGTGATCTGTGTTTCATGAAATACAGCGTGCCGGAGGCTGTGCTggttgtgtttccttcttgagtgttttttctttgtttgttttactgGGCAAAGAAGCTGGGAAGAAAATGAACCTTGTTCTGAAGCgcgttttgatttttttttgcattttggaTTTCTGCTGGAATTCAAGCTGCGGTGCCGAGGCTAGGGATGAACCTTTCTCAAGGGCATCCTAGGCAGTACATCTTGCTGTAATAATGAGATAGAAAATATTGAAGGAAGTgagaatattttggttttgtagCACCTAAGCTGCCCACACTACCGGTTATTCCTGGTGCAGCACTGGCTACTTTCACCTGTGTCGTGTTAGATGGATGtcagaaaacaaatttaattcttttttctgtttttgacAAATCAGAGGCTTGTGCCCCATCCTTGTGTTCATACAGACACGACAGAGGAGAGCTCAGGAATGAGAATAAATGGGAGCAGTCAGTGTTGGGTGAAAGCACTGCCCATGATTTTGTGAGTGCCTTTCCCACAGAACCACAGCCCAAAGTGAGGCCTGGTTTTGCCTCTGCTGAACTGAGGTGTTTTCCACCCTGCTCCAACTCCTCAGCTTCAGGTTTTCAATATGAAAAATTACATGTCCATGATATTATATTCCATATCATATTATATTCCATATATTTCCACgataaaaaaaaccaaggaaagAACATTTTCATTATGTGCCAGCTGAAGGCTTAGGGGGTGCTTGTGAAGTGTTCAGTGATCCTTATTATGGAGAGCTGTGAATGCAAATGAGCTTCATTAGTGTTATACCTTTAAATCTAATTGAATAAGACcatcctggggtttttttttttgcagcattttCGTGGCAGGAAGAACCGCTGCTACAAGCTGGCAGTGAGGAGCGTCCGCAGGGCTTTCGTGAGGTCCACCAAGGCCAGGAGGGAGAAGAAGAGATTCCTCAGAGCGGTAAAGAGCAAAATGTTGGGTGGAAACATCAAAATGGGAGCAAGGCAGAAGTgaagcagctgcttttcttACTCTGAGGGGTTTAAAAACAACCCCCCAGAGTTTCTAGGTGAAAAGCAGGAGtttaaagcagcattttcttgtgggtcccttccagctcaggatatccCATGTTATATTTAATGAGCAGACCAGCGTGGCAAAGggtttattttaaagtattttatcaTGCAATATATTGATTTTTTACACCTTCAGCTCTGGATCACAAGGATTGAAGCAGCTTCCCTTGAACATGGTTTGAAGTACCCAGCCTTCATAAGCAACCTGGTCAAGGTAAGGATGTGGTTTGGAGGGTA
Above is a genomic segment from Anomalospiza imberbis isolate Cuckoo-Finch-1a 21T00152 chromosome 23, ASM3175350v1, whole genome shotgun sequence containing:
- the MRPL20 gene encoding large ribosomal subunit protein bL20m, which produces MVVLSAARWVRSRLSDRFWRVQEVLKYARHFRGRKNRCYKLAVRSVRRAFVRSTKARREKKRFLRALWITRIEAASLEHGLKYPAFISNLVKSQVELNRKVLADLAIYEPKTFKSLAALAQRRRQEGFLAALGDGKEPEGIFSRIVHHHY